One window from the genome of Musa acuminata AAA Group cultivar baxijiao chromosome BXJ1-4, Cavendish_Baxijiao_AAA, whole genome shotgun sequence encodes:
- the LOC103981880 gene encoding hydroxyproline O-galactosyltransferase GALT6 has protein sequence MRRSKLESSIPVSRKRFVQFLLGVGLLYLSFLLLCELPFVSRRFAPGAGGLIGSDVVARRVALDSEEESQGKYAPVRPFIFPYRQAQSSPAPFQRRPPPDRRGRRLPALSGLALMELNASGIGAFSELHKSARDAWEVGKRYFEELQASPAPSAAAPLQESRAEERCPNSIMLSGAEFQERGRVLVLPCGLTLGSHITLVARPRRAHAEYDPKISSLKEGEQAIMVSQFMMELQGLKTVDGEDPPRILHFNPRLKGDWSGKPVIEQNTCYRMQWGSPQRCEGWKSKADEETVDGLVKCEKWIRDDDNRVEESKMSWWFSRLIRRTKVSLDWPYPFVEDKLFVLTLSAGLEGYHVNVDGKHITSFPYRTGFVLEDATGLSLNGDLDIDSIYAASLPSTHPSFAPQRHLELSAQWQAPPFTDEPVELFIGILSAGNHFAERMAVRKSWMSAVRRSSNVVARFFVALHGRKEVNMELKKEAEFFGDIVIVPFMDNYDLVVLKTIAICEYGVRTVSAKYIMKCDDDTFVRLDSVLKEVKKVPADKSLYIGNINYYHKPLRSGKWAVTYEEWPEEDYPPYANGPGYVVSADIAHFVISEFEKHTLRLFKMEDVSMGMWTESFNNRKPVEYVHNLKFCQFGCINDYYTAHYQSPRQMMCMWEKLQAGKPHCCNMR, from the exons GGTTTGTGCAGTTCCTGCTCGGTGTAGGGCTGCTTTACCTCTCCTTCCTACTCCTCTGCGAGCTCCCTTTCGTATCCCGCCGCTTCGCGCCTGGAGCCGGCGGGCTTATCGGAAGCGACGTCGTCGCCCGCCGGGTCGCACTCGACAGCGAGGAGGAGAGCCAGGGGAAGTATGCACCGGTTCGCCCCTTCATATTCCCTTATCGGCAGGCGCAGTCCTCCCCCGCTCCCTTCCAGCGACGGCCGCCACCCGATCGGCGGGGCCGTCGCTTGCCGGCCTTGTCTGGGTTGGCGCTGATGGAGCTCAATGCCAGCGGAATTGGAGCCTTCTCGGAGCTCCACAAGTCGGCGAGGGACGCGTGGGAGGTGGGAAAGAGGTATTTTGAGGAGCTGCAAGCTTCACCGGCGCCATCTGCAGCGGCACCACTGCAAGAGAGCCGGGCAGAGGAGAGATGCCCAAACTCGATCATGCTGTCGGGCGCAGAGTTCCAGGAGCGAGGGAGAGTATTGGTGCTCCCCTGTGGGCTCACGTTGGGTTCCCATATTACTCTGGTGGCAAGGCCGCGCCGGGCGCACGCTGAATATGACCCAAAGATTTCGTCTTTGAAGGAAGGTGAGCAGGCTATTATGGTGTCGCAGTTCATGATGGAGCTGCAGGGGCTCAAGACGGTGGATGGTGAAGATCCGCCTAGGATCCTCCACTTCAACCCCCGATTGAAGGGTGATTGGAGCGGGAAACCGGTGATTGAGCAGAATACTTGCTATCGCATGCAGTGGGGATCACCTCAGCGGTGTGAGGGCTGGAAGTCCAAGGCGGATGAGGAGACTG TTGATGGGCTGGTGAAGTGTGAAAAATGGATTCGTGATGATGATAACCGGGTGGAGGAATCTAAGATGTCATGGTGGTTCAGCCGTTTGATTCGTCGAACAAAGGTCTCACTTGATTGGCCATATCCATTTGTAGAAGACAAGTTGTTTGTTCTAACGCTTAGTGCCGGTTTAGAAGGTTATCATGTGAATGTTGATGGGAAGCATATAACATCCTTCCCTTATCGCACT GGTTTTGTTCTGGAGGATGCCACTGGACTGTCATTGAATGGTGACCTTGATATTGATTCAATATATGCTGCTTCATTGCCCTCCACACATCCTAGTTTTGCCCCACAACGGCATCTAGAATTGTCTGCTCAGTGGCAGGCTCCTCCATTTACTGACGAGCCTGTCGAACTCTTTATCGGCATACTTTCTGcaggaaaccattttgcggaacGCATGGCTGTGAGAAAATCATGGATGTCTGCAGTCAGGAGATCGTCAAATGTGGTAGCTCGGTTCTTTGTTGCTCTG CATGGTCGAAAGGAGGTGAATATGGAGCTAAAGAAGGAGGCAGAGTTCTTTGGGGACATTGTTATAGTGCCTTTCATGGATAATTATGATCTAGTTGTGCTGAAGACAATTGCAATATGCGAATATGGG GTTCGAACAGTATCTGCCAAGTATATAATGAAGTGTGATGATGACACATTTGTAAGACTCGACTCAGTTCTAAAGGAAGTAAAGAAAGTTCCAGCTGATAAAAGCCTTTATATAGGGAATATTAATTACTACCACAAGCCCTTGCGTTCTGGAAAGTGGGCAGTCACATATGAG GAATGGCCAGAGGAGGATTATCCGCCTTATGCTAATGGTCCAGGCTATGTTGTATCAGCTGACATTGCACATTTTGTGATTTCGGAGTTTGAGAAGCATACACTAAGA TTATTCAAGATGGAAGATGTGAGCATGGGCATGTGGACTGAGAGTTTCAACAATAGGAAGCCTGTGGAGTATGTCCACAACCTCAAGTTTTGCCAGTTCGGCTGCATTAATGATTATTACACGGCTCATTACCAGTCTCCGAGACAGATGATGTGCATGTGGGAGAAGTTACAGGCAGGAAAACCTCACTGTTGCAACATGAGATGA